The Syntrophobotulus glycolicus DSM 8271 DNA window TACCGGGTCCTGCCAGATCAGTTCCTCGGAGGGAACCTCAGGACCGAGATAGCGGGAACGCGGCCCCATATCGCGGTGGGTCAGCTTGAACCAGGCGCGGGCGAAAGCATCGGCGAATTCCGCCGGGTTTTGCAGGTAATGGCGGGCGATCGGTGCGTAGACCGGATCGTAGCGCAGGGAAAGGTCTGCCGTGGTCATCATCGGGCGGTGTTTCTTGGAGGGATCGTGCGCGTCACGCACCATGTCCTCGGGGGCCACATCCTTGGCCAGCCACTGGTGCGCGCCGGCGGGACTCTTGACCAGTTCCCACTCATATTTGAACAGTACCTTCAGATAGCCCATGTCCCAGGTCGTCGGGTTGGGCTTCCAGGCTCCCTCGATACCGCTGCCGATCGTATCGCCGCCCTTGCCGCTGCCGAAGCTGCTCTTCCAGCCGAGGCCCTGTTCTTCGATGGGAGCGGCTTCAGGTTCCGGTCCGACATGGGTGGCGGGGCCGGCGCCGTGGCATTTGCCAAAGGTGTGCCCGCCGGCGACGAGAGCGACGGTTTCTTGGTCATTCATCGCCATCCGGGCGAAGGTCTCCCGCACGTCCCGGCCGGAAGCCACCGGATCGGGGTTGCCGTTCGGTCCTTCGGGGTTGACATAGATCAGGCCCATCTGTACCGCGGCCAGCGGATTCTCCAGATCCCGGTCGCCGGAGTAGCGCTTGTCGCCGAGCCACTCGGTCTCAGAGCCCCAGTAGATATCCTCTTCGGGCTCCCAGACGTCCTCGCGCCCGCCGGAGAAGCCGAAGGTTTTTAAGCCCATAGACTCGATGGCGCAGTTGCCGGCAAGGATCATCAGATCAGCCCAGGAAATTTTTCTGCCGTATTTTTGTTTGACCGGCCAGAGAAGGCGGCGGGCCTTGTCGAGGTTCACATTGTCCGGCCAGCTGTTGAGGGGGGCCAAGCGCTGTGTCCCGCTGCCCGCGCCGCCGCGCCCGTCGCCCAGGCGGTAGGTGCCCGCGCTGTGCCAGGCCATCCGGATGAAAAGAGGTCCGTAATGCCCGTAATCAGCGGGCCACCAATCCTGGGAGTCGGTCATTAAAGCATAAAGGTCTTTTTTCACAGCCGCCAGATCAAGTGTTTGAAATTCTTCAGCGTAGTTGAATTCCGGTTCCATGGGATTACTTAAGTCAGAGTTCTGATGAAGGATTTTCAGGTTCAGCCGGTCTGGCCACCAATCCTTGTTTGACGTACCCCCGCCTGTGGCGGCGCTTCTGGTTTTGCCCGTCACGGGGCATCTGCTTTCTTCTTGCATCACGTTTTTCCTCCCCTGCAAAATATAGTATGAGGTCAGGCATAACACAACCGGTGTCTTATGCCGGGGTTTCCTTCCTTGCTCCGGAAAATGAAGGCCGGAGAACGGACTGGCTTATGTAGCGTGAGTCAAACAGAATAAACAATATCAGATCGGAATCATTCCAATTTCATTATATGGTCTGAGGAAAGAATTCACAATATAAATATGAGAAAATTGCGAATGATTTAACAGCAGGGGTGGGGGACTCTTGGAGAATAAATGGGTATTGGCTAAAGCAATCTGCCTGTTGGATGGAGTGTAATGGGGGGGCAAGACACTGCTTGACATTGATATTGAAGAATAAGAGAATATCAGGGAATAGGCAAGATAGATAAGAGAGAGAAATCGGAAGGAATATAGAGGAAACGGGATGTAAATATGGTATACTTAAGAAAGTAAGCATTTAACACTCTGCCGAAAAAATCAAAGGCGTGGTCTGCGGTGTTCGTGTCGAGGACATCAAAGACCTGTTGATGCAAAAAATCCGATGGCTCGACAAGCTGGTCGACGAACTGGGAAAGGGCAAGGTAATGGAGAAGGTGTTGAGACAATGAAGACGAAAATTATCGACGGCATAGCTGTTATGAACAGCACAGAGCCGCTCATCACGGATGGGCAGTCCGCTCTCGACTTGACAGCGACTGTTTATTATGAGCAGGGCGTCACAAAAATGGTGGTTAACAAAGAAGCAATAAGCGAAGATTTCTTCAAATTATCAACCGGCTTTGCGGGGGAGGTCGTGCAGAAGTTCGTCAACTACCATTTTAGCGTAGCGATTGTCGGCGATTTCTCGAAATACACAAGCAAGCCGCTCCGTGACTATATGTACGAGTGCAACAACGGCAAGCACCTGTTTTTTGTGACGACTGAACAGGAAGCGATAGAAAAGTTGAGGTAAACAGGGATGCGGAGATGCCTAAACTGTTTGATTTTCGGCATGGGAATAGCCTATACACTATTCCTCATATGGGCGGTGCTTTGGAAGTGCGGAGTGCCTTTCGTCGGCGGTGGGGAACGAGTTTTTAATATCTTGCCGTTCAATAACAACACCCGATGGGAGATGCAGTTTAACATAGCTGTCTTTGCACCGTTTGGCTTCTATGTCGCCGCTTCTCTGAGAAAGCTGTCTTTGCCGAAGTTAGTGTTGATCATCCCATTAGCAAGTCTCGCACTTGAAGTTGTTCAGTTCGTGTTGGCGGTCGGGCGCAGTGATGTGACTGACCTGCTGATGAACACATTAGGCGGCATAATTGGAATTTTGGCTTTCTTGGTTTTAACGCGGATTTTCCGAAAGCGCGAGCAGATTGTAACGCTTGTTGTTTGCGCTTTAATGACATTGTTTGAAGTGTACATGGCGGTGTCGTTCATATTTTGGGGACAGTTGAATTTAGGGTTTATGATCATTAGATGATTGAATTTGATATCAAAGGCGCAAGCGGCGTCCGCAAGACAACGCGCATCGTCGGTGAGGGATATAACCTCTGCGCTAATTCCGGCGTTCAGCCCAAACCTTATCCAGAACAGCAAAAATATCCCCCATTTTGACGGGTTTGCTGAGGACGGTCAGGGGAGAGACGGCCGCGAATTGCTCCAGAACCTCAGATGCCGTGCAAAATACGATAGTGCAGGCCGGGTCATATTCCCGGATACACAGCGCCGTTTCAACCCCGGAGAGCTTTTTCATACACTGGTCCAGAAAAATAAGCTCGAAGCGGGTTTTCTTTTCCAGGAATTTCTCCAGCAGCTCCTCGCCGCTGTCAAAGTGGCAGATCCGGAACCGGACCGTATTCTTGACCTCGTAGCTGTGGATCATGGCCTCCATCATTCTGCGCAAGGCCGGACCGTCATCACATAAGGCGATATTCACACGCAACAACTCCTTCCCGAAATGATTTGGCGCAAGCCTGACCGGTCCAGCCTGCGCCGTCCGGGCAACTTTCACGGCTGCCCCCTGTTGGCCTTCGTCGAGGACAGTATCCGGTGCAATTCATTAATGGTGCTGTAAATCATGTTTAATTCGTGCGGGGAACAGTGATTCAACCTGCGTTCTATTTTATGCTGGAGCTCCCTGCCGTCCGCTCTTTCGGGAAAGAACACCGCATCGACAGATAAGTTGAGGAGCCTGACGAGTTTATACAGGACCTCAATCGACGGGTTTCTGCTTCCCGCTTCGAGCTGTTTCATATGGACGGTGGCAATGTCGGCCAGCTCAGCCAGTTCTTCCTGGGTCAGGTTATTTTCCAAACGGGCGTTCTTAATGGCCCCGCCCAGCCTTTTTCGATCCAACTCCATTTCTGCCAGCCTCCCTTACCGTAATCTTAAAGAATACGCAGCGACTTTAAAATCAGCATAAAGAATACCCTGATAGATTCTCTAAGAATACTAAAGGGAGGTTTGTGATAAATGTGTCATAGACAATGCCCGGATTTTTGGAAATTCCGCTCGATTCGGAAGGTCCTTGGATTAATCACAGCCAGTTCCAGTTCTCTGGCTTTGGCCCGGTTGACGGTAAACATCGTCCCGCCGGGCTGGCCGTCGAAAACGGCGATCAGCCGCTGGGATTGGCGGACGATGTACCGGTTGCGTTCCAAGTAACAGCCCTTATGATAGTTCCGGCTGATACAGGTTTCCTTATCGCACTGGGCAAGGAGACTGAAATACCTGTCCCGGTCCCCATGACGTCCATGGATGGACGAATGCCGCGGCGCCATGGAGGGTAAGGGGCGGTCCAGCCAGCGGTTGGCCTGGGTCTCGCAGGGCAGGGCGGCTTCCAGGGTAATCTCCGGGTAACGTTCGCGCAGAGCGATCACCGCCTCGGCAAAATAGGTATCCGATCCCAAGGCAAAGCCGCAGATAAAACGGGTATATCCGTCTTTGACCGCGGCTTCTGTTTCGGTGTAGAGCAAGAGCTTCAAATGGACGCAGGGGATGCTGTGCTCGTTATCCCGGAAAGGGAGTTTGGCAGGGCGGTAGCCGGTGAAGCCGCAGGTTTTGGGGGCGGGCATGGGGATCACCTCACAAAAATATCCTAAAATTAAAAAAACCTTCAGCATAGAGAGATGTTCTTGCTTTTGGTTTGATTTTAGCAGGAAGAATATCAATAAAATACAATTCCGTTCAAAGATAACCCTTAGAGTCATTTAATGTCGTTTAGGAGTATGCGGTGTTTGGTTTTCAAGATTTTTATTTTTGATTTTGTTTTAATGTTTTCCTGATAGTCCGTATTACGTTGATGAAATGACAGATGAAGGGGATATATTCTTTAGATTAGCCAGACGTCGACGAATAAACACAATTCGCCTCATTCAATCATTTTAATAATATGCTGTTTATCAGACCTGAAGGTCATAGGTCAAATCTTTCATAAATGGCATTGACGAGTTCTCCTTATATTTAGAGATTTGGGACAAAAGCAATTTATCTCTGAGTATAAGGAGTTATTTATTGTCATAAATTTTTGGTTTATTTTGAAAAATAAACAGGAATTGATAAAAATAAAGAGAATAATATCGAAAATGGTGAATTTAACCAGTAGATATAAATGCTGAATGAAACGACGAGAGAGGACCAACAAAGTGGGATTTGCCTCGATGGTGGATATTCAGACCGAGACAGTTGAACGCTAATATGTTCAGGAACTAAGAAAAATTCTGGATTGAAATGCTTTTTTAGTTTGAATCGATTGCCAATTATTAAAGACTATTATCCAGAGAGGGGAGAATATTTATGCCGGAGTATGCTGTTCTGGACCTTGAGACCACAGGTCTGTTCCCGGAAAAACATGACAGGATTATTGAAGTCGCCATCATCATACTCAATTCCAAGGGAGAAATCGCCGATCAGTATGAAACGTTGGTCAACCCGGACAGAGATTTGGGTCCTACCCATATTCACAAAATATCGGCGGGCATGGTTTCTGAGGCACCGAAATTTAAGGATATTGCCGGTGATATTATTCACTGCTTGGCTGGGAAACACATTATCGGTCATAATATTGCTTACGATTATCGGTTTATCAAGCATGAATTTCGCAGATTAAAGGTTGAAATCCCTGAACCGCAAATGTCCTGCACCTTCCATCTCACGAGAAAGGTTGAGCCTGATCTGCCTTGCCGAAAGCTTGAGGCGCTTTGCTCCTATTTTGATATTCCACTTGAACATAAACATGCCGCCTATTTTGACTGCTATGCGACAGCCGTACTATTTCAAACCCTATTGAAGAAACACGGCATTAAAATCTTGGAAGAAAAGGAGATTCAGGAGCACATTCTTTGGCCGGCTCTTCCTGTAAACCAGATTCAATACAGGAGGCAGCAATACGAAAATCGAGAGAAAAAGAACTATATCAGCGGATTGATTGAGAGATTGCCCAACTTCTCTTGCGGTGAAGAAGGATTTTTGGAATACCTGAATTTGCTTGATGACATTCTGACTGACAGAAAGATTACTGAGTTGGAAACAGAAGCCTTGTTTCATTTTGCTGAGGTCAAAAAGTTATCAAAGCAGACAGTCATATCTTTTCATCATACTTATCTGACAAACTTAGTGAGAATTGCTCTTTTAGACGGTATCCTTACTGACATTGAACTGCAAGATCTCCGTAATGTAGCCTGTATACTGGATATCGACCAAGAAGAGCTGAACCAGATGATAATTACGGGTAAAACTAATACATCCACACGAGAATTTTATAAAAAGGATTGTAAGGGCAAGTCCGTCTGTTTTACCGGAACACTCCAAACCATGAAAGAAGGCCGGCCGCTTACCCGTGAAGAAGCGCATGCTTTGGCGTTGGAGTATGGATTGATTATTAAAAGCGGTGTGACCAAAGATTTGGACTTCTTAGTGGCTGCCGATTCCGATTCGATGTCCGGTAAGGCCAAAAAAGCCAGGCAGTACAATGTCAATATTATGGCTGAGCAAGCTTTCTGGAATATGTTGGGCGTTCAATTCTCCTGAAAGGATTGATCCATCATCGATAATTATTGCCGCAACACTTTTGCAAAGGAATGGACCGCTGTGACAAAATTAATCGAACTGGACTGCGTCTACAGTGAAGTTGTCAACTTCGCCATGCAGCATAATCACGTTCCGGTCATTCAAAAATGCATTTTAAAAAATCTGTCGGAAGAGGATCTGGAAGAGATCGAAGTCCATATCGCTTCCGAGCCGGAGTTTGCCTATGCCTGGAAAACGACAATTTCCGTGATCCCCGCCGGTCAGACCGTGG harbors:
- a CDS encoding helix-turn-helix domain-containing protein, with translation MELDRKRLGGAIKNARLENNLTQEELAELADIATVHMKQLEAGSRNPSIEVLYKLVRLLNLSVDAVFFPERADGRELQHKIERRLNHCSPHELNMIYSTINELHRILSSTKANRGQP
- a CDS encoding DUF4180 domain-containing protein codes for the protein MKTKIIDGIAVMNSTEPLITDGQSALDLTATVYYEQGVTKMVVNKEAISEDFFKLSTGFAGEVVQKFVNYHFSVAIVGDFSKYTSKPLRDYMYECNNGKHLFFVTTEQEAIEKLR
- a CDS encoding response regulator, producing MKVARTAQAGPVRLAPNHFGKELLRVNIALCDDGPALRRMMEAMIHSYEVKNTVRFRICHFDSGEELLEKFLEKKTRFELIFLDQCMKKLSGVETALCIREYDPACTIVFCTASEVLEQFAAVSPLTVLSKPVKMGDIFAVLDKVWAERRN
- a CDS encoding SLOG family protein, which gives rise to MPAPKTCGFTGYRPAKLPFRDNEHSIPCVHLKLLLYTETEAAVKDGYTRFICGFALGSDTYFAEAVIALRERYPEITLEAALPCETQANRWLDRPLPSMAPRHSSIHGRHGDRDRYFSLLAQCDKETCISRNYHKGCYLERNRYIVRQSQRLIAVFDGQPGGTMFTVNRAKARELELAVINPRTFRIERNFQKSGHCL
- a CDS encoding VanZ family protein, with the protein product MIFGMGIAYTLFLIWAVLWKCGVPFVGGGERVFNILPFNNNTRWEMQFNIAVFAPFGFYVAASLRKLSLPKLVLIIPLASLALEVVQFVLAVGRSDVTDLLMNTLGGIIGILAFLVLTRIFRKREQIVTLVVCALMTLFEVYMAVSFIFWGQLNLGFMIIR
- a CDS encoding exonuclease domain-containing protein, with the protein product MPEYAVLDLETTGLFPEKHDRIIEVAIIILNSKGEIADQYETLVNPDRDLGPTHIHKISAGMVSEAPKFKDIAGDIIHCLAGKHIIGHNIAYDYRFIKHEFRRLKVEIPEPQMSCTFHLTRKVEPDLPCRKLEALCSYFDIPLEHKHAAYFDCYATAVLFQTLLKKHGIKILEEKEIQEHILWPALPVNQIQYRRQQYENREKKNYISGLIERLPNFSCGEEGFLEYLNLLDDILTDRKITELETEALFHFAEVKKLSKQTVISFHHTYLTNLVRIALLDGILTDIELQDLRNVACILDIDQEELNQMIITGKTNTSTREFYKKDCKGKSVCFTGTLQTMKEGRPLTREEAHALALEYGLIIKSGVTKDLDFLVAADSDSMSGKAKKARQYNVNIMAEQAFWNMLGVQFS
- the katG gene encoding catalase/peroxidase HPI is translated as MQEESRCPVTGKTRSAATGGGTSNKDWWPDRLNLKILHQNSDLSNPMEPEFNYAEEFQTLDLAAVKKDLYALMTDSQDWWPADYGHYGPLFIRMAWHSAGTYRLGDGRGGAGSGTQRLAPLNSWPDNVNLDKARRLLWPVKQKYGRKISWADLMILAGNCAIESMGLKTFGFSGGREDVWEPEEDIYWGSETEWLGDKRYSGDRDLENPLAAVQMGLIYVNPEGPNGNPDPVASGRDVRETFARMAMNDQETVALVAGGHTFGKCHGAGPATHVGPEPEAAPIEEQGLGWKSSFGSGKGGDTIGSGIEGAWKPNPTTWDMGYLKVLFKYEWELVKSPAGAHQWLAKDVAPEDMVRDAHDPSKKHRPMMTTADLSLRYDPVYAPIARHYLQNPAEFADAFARAWFKLTHRDMGPRSRYLGPEVPSEELIWQDPVPAVDHELINEQDITGLKNKILASGLSVSQLVSTAWASASTFRGSDKRGGANGARLRLAPQKDWEVNQPAQLRTVLPVLEKIQTEFNSAQSGSKRVSLADLIVLGGCAGIELAAKNAGSPVSVPFRPGRTDAGQEQTDINSFAVLEPKADGFRNYLKTKFTIRAEELLLDRANLLTLTAPEMTVLLGGLRVLNTNYGQSPHGVFTARPEALSNDFFVNLLDMSTIWKPSSDENIFEGRDRATGELKWTGTRVDLIFGSNSQLRAVAEVYACADAQAKFLRDFVAAWNKVMNADRFDLA